GATCGCCATCATGATCGACGCCGCCACGGGTGTCGCCGGCAAGATCGACCCCGGCGCCTCGGTGAACATCTACGCCACCTTCAAGGCCGAGGACGAGGGCCAGCGGGACCAGTCGCGGATCATCGTGGCGAACGCCCGGGTGATCGACGTCGGTGAACTCACCCCCTTCGACCGCGACCAGGACGACCGGCGCCGCGAGGACACCGAGGCGGTGCCGATCACCTTCGCGCTCGACACGGCGGACGCCCAACGTGTCGCGTACGCCGAGTCCTTCGCCACCCACGTACGCCTCGCGCTCGTCGGCAAGGGCGGCGACTCCGCCGTACCGCCGAGCGAGCGCACGTACACCCTGGACAAGGACAAGTAGGCCCGGGCATGAGCGAGTCGAGAGCACAGGCGCGGCAGCAGGGCGCGGCGAGTCCGCGACGTCGCCGCGGCGGGAACGAGAGGAGGCCGGTATGAGCGTCCGCGTGCACTCCGCCGTGCCCGACCCGGAGTCGGCGCGCGCCCTGGCCACGCTGCTCGGGCAGTTGCCCGACACCGAGGCGGCGCCGCCGATGCCGGACTCCACCTCCCTGGTCGACACCCTGGACCGGCTCGCCGCCGAGTCCCTGGACGAACTGCCCGAGGTCGTCCTGGTCCACGAGCGCGTCGGCCCGGTGCCCGCCCTGGACCTGATCCGCGATCTCGTACTGCGGTTCCCGGCGGTCGGCGTCGTCCTGGTCACCGCCGACACCAGTGCCGGGGTCCTCACCGCCGCCATGGAC
This is a stretch of genomic DNA from Streptomyces sp. NA04227. It encodes these proteins:
- the cpaB gene encoding Flp pilus assembly protein CpaB, whose translation is MNSRQRRGVILLVVSLLCALGAFAGVLSVIRDANAEVGPKVTAYRLKGDVEPYKELDAEQFVKVSMPERWLSETAVTNLREIRGKIAVTTLRKGSLLQDDMIVERPRLEPGQQEIAIMIDAATGVAGKIDPGASVNIYATFKAEDEGQRDQSRIIVANARVIDVGELTPFDRDQDDRRREDTEAVPITFALDTADAQRVAYAESFATHVRLALVGKGGDSAVPPSERTYTLDKDK